Part of the Zingiber officinale cultivar Zhangliang chromosome 6A, Zo_v1.1, whole genome shotgun sequence genome, acATGCAAAATAGCAATTATTCTTTGAGGTTATGGCGATTAGCAAGTTTGCTAAAAAGATGATTCAATTGAAGAAACATCAATtatattctttaatatatttaCTTCTATTGCAACTACAATTATAGAGAAAATATCTTTAACAATGAAAATAGTCAAAATCTCACTTCGTAATCGGTTGGATGATgatataataaataattatttgatATTATATATTGAGTGAGTTATGTTTAATATAGTTGATAATGAAACTATTATTCATTAGTTTCAAAACATAAAATCTCATAAAGTATTATTATAAGAATATATGAagctaatatattattttttattatacatTGTGTgttgtattaattttttaatttactgAATTCACCCTATGAAAATCCAACTATATCACATGATGTTAATGAGTAATGACTATGAGGTCCGTGAATAAATTCAATATTCAATTTAAAActcatttatattcatttaattgtAAAAGaatgtataaaataaataaatttaaatactaaTGAACTTAATATGGATGAATAATTTGAACatttatgaataaatttatttattaatatataaaatttaattatcaaataatattatatatatggataattttataaaagaattATGTTAGTTTCAAAGAGAATattcataatattttaaaaataaaacatataaattttataaataaataaaattttaatataaattataagaATAATAAATAATTGAGTTCAATTAAATGCTTAAATAATGTTGATGAATAAATTTGAATTCAGCTAtccaatttaaataaaaataaataaatttgaacacgaCTAAATTGATCTCATTCATACCCCCTATTTTCACcccaaaaaattattaaaaagtgGAGACAAATTAGCAATAAACTACATATATCCAACTTAATATCACGGAATACTATAGGAGGAGAACAAATATTATCAATACAgagataaatataaattaaaattttatgtatACTTCATATCCCCCCAGCATATCTACAGGTTTTCAAGATTTAGGTGGGAAAAAATTCACAAGAAATACATGCATATGTAACAAAAGTAAATTTACACTCAAATTTCTTTCTTAAGATAATATTTGCTCCAATGCATAATATACTTCACATAAAGCCAACCTGGATAAAATCCTTTACATATTTACATTGAAATCTAAACTCCAAAGTGGGAAACCAACTTATATACCCTTTCGACTAATTAGACAAATTCAAACCGCATAAGAAGCTTTACAGAATTAAATTGGATTCCTTTGCGATCGAAGAGTGGCACTGCTCGAATTCCTAGTCTCAACTCTGATACAGGCAAGCAAGTCTGCCCTGCAAAGTCATCCTTCTCTGACATGTCGTATTCGTGGACTTCAATACGTAGCAAGGCCAATTCAGGCACGGTCAAATGGAAGATgaactcttcattccaaactggAGTCCAATTATCTTCTATGATCTTCGTTTTCTTCATTATTGTGTCTGCCGGAACACCAGCTATTCCCACCTATTGATTGATTAAATCATTTTTTACTTGATGTGTTTCACATTTATAAGAATatgatgattttaaaagaaacctttaagaaaagaaaataaagaatgtaAATATGAGATTGTTACCCTTGTGTAAAAATCTGGAGGGGAGTAGGAATCAAAATGAGTTTTTTTGAAGTCAATACGCCAACCATCTCCCATGTATACTTTAACCTGTTACAAATATCAAAAATCCAAGAAAcaatttgcagatcactagatcagtACACACATTGTTTTCTTGAGCGGAGGACAATAAGAGCAAAAGGAACAATGGCAaggaaggaaagaaaaagaaagtagcaggattttctctttttttgtgtctacttgaaaaaaaaaggaaaaaaatgggAAAATAAGGGGGGAAAACAAAGTTAGACTTTTGATTTTTTGTTACCCCAACATGCCAATCCTATCATCACTTTTCCTCTTTTCTTCCTCTATTTAGTTGACTTTCTCAGTGTGTCTATTTGGGAGGAGCTCAAAAAGAGGAAAAGGAGAGCTAAAACTAGTGAAAGGGAACAATTTGGAACTCTTTTTTTACCAATTTTGGTTTTGTTTAAAGGTGAATAGAAGATGAGCAAAAGCATAGTAGTGAAATGAGTGGTTTAACACTGCATGTCTTAGTAACATTATAGTAAAGACATTTTCACAAAAAGAaatttctctcctctctcttcctGCTCCTCTTACCTTGGCAGCCCTATTCCTTTCCTTCCCCCTCTTCTTCCACTCTAGGAAGCACACCCTTAGATAGAACCATAAGTATGAAAGAACTTCAAATTGTTCCTCGTTAGGTATCTATCCTTCCCCATGCAAAGAGCTGTTGCGCTAGGGAAAAATGTCCCTCGTGATTTGTCTGCCTATATCTTGCCATAGGATCGGCGATACTGACTGTTTGGGGTGAGCAATATCACCTTTTGCTCCAATAAGTATGAAAGAATTTCAAATTGTTCCTTAATCCCCATGAATTTTCTCTCTACTCAAATAAGCAATTGAATGAGACGACTTACCCTTACATTTCCCTCTACTTTATCTTCCTTTCCCTCAAGTAGATACGTTAAGGGAGGATTACTTGGATGGAAGATATGAATGATAGGAAGAAACAGATACAAAATTACACAGAGAACTTCCACAGTTCATGTAATTTTGTGATCCTTTCCTTCATCTCTTTTGTCCAAATAATCAGACctttaaagtgaaaataaaagatgaaaaataaaaaagcACAGaaataaataacagacaacaactaaaatcaacaattgagTCACCTTCAAGGTTTTCTTTATGGGTAAACTTGCTTTAGGATCAAAAACCTCATTGTTTGGGCCAACAGTCAACAGGAAATCAGGTTTCTTTACATATCCACTTCCACCATTTGATTTATAAAATCCATGCATCAACCATAGTGATCTTCCATATCCCTGCGGAAAGAACACTtcaacaagtttaaacagaaattcTTGATCCAATAGAAAATAGAAGTTTTTGGTAGAGAGGTAAATGAAAATGAATATCCTCAAAGTTCAATGGATCATTATTCAGTTATTTAATAGAGTATTCTAGTGCTACAATGAAGTTCCAACCTTTACGACCCTTAGGTTCATATCAATTCGATAGAAGATTCAAGGGAGGAAAAAGCTTATAAAATTACACATGGAGCTCCATGAATGATGTACACTTTCTGTCACTTTTCTTTCTCTCTCACATGTCTTTCATCAAAGTAATAGGACCCTTGGCTTTGTTATGGTTGAATATAATGGAACTAACTACTGAGATGAGAATGGGAATGTAATGGAATCAAGAGAATAATGCATTTTATGCCTGTATTTGGTTATGAGAATGGAATGATATAACTAATGGAACCATTCATTCTATGTTTAACTTTGTTTCCTCCATCTAATTCTTACATTTTGATTATGGACTGAATGGAACTTTCCACGTATcttaattatggaatgggtggaaTGGAATGAGTAACTTCTTCAGACTGTTTGCCCAAACATTAGGATGGAATCAAAGAGGGAATGAACATTAGAATGGAATTAAAGGGGGAAATGAATTGTTTCCATTCCACTCTGTTCCAATTCCACCCTACTAAATGCGCCATTAATAACtagaatattatttataaatagcATTGCTTAGTCAAATTTAATCAGCATTTCTTCAAAGCGCAATTGTTAATTGTGCATCCATTCATCTAAGTCTTACCTAATAAtcatgagttataaatttttcttGAGCAAATAATTACAATGGACATGTAATGCATGGACTTTCAGACCTAAGATGATGAAAACATTACTACACTAGTTAGAGCAACTATGTCAAGCTTACCTGCATGTTAAATGCCACCATCTGAGCACCATGAATCCAGCCAACGAATGGATTGTAGTTAGAAGAATTGAAGCGGGTACCCTTTGGATATATCCGGAGTAAATTTCTATGAGAAAACCTatagaaaaaaagaaggaataaAAAGATGGCAGCAATTGCCACCATAAGATGATTGAGAATTTCCATTTCCATACACCTAAATGATATAATCAATCACGGAATTTTATTGTCTAACAAGGGATGGCAAGATtcataaataccaagaagtttTAAAACACAATGGCTGAATATATATACCTTATTAGGTCTGCCGCATGAGTTGCTGCTATTTTTTCAAGTTGTTGTTCACTCAAACTGAGACGTCTAACTTTATCAAGATCATCTTTTAGTGCTTCACTTATTTCACCCTTGGGCTTTCCAGCTCGTATAGTGATAATAGATTTATAATTGGGTGGTGATCTCTGGGACAGACTCTTACCATCATCACTGTCATCATGGTAATCCTCATCGCTATCAtccacatcatcatcattgttTTGTGTCTGAACATTTTCATTATCATGGAGGAAATATGACAAAAAAATGATATACATAGCAATAAAGAGAAATATAGCAAAATTAATTAGAATACTGCAAATGCAAATGCAGACACCTTGTCGAGCACGGTTTGAAGATCAGGTACCTCCTTTCCCCATGCTTCATCATCATCCAAATTTTGGGAGTTACCATTCTTCTCTTTATCATTCTTAGCTGCAAGATATTCTTTTGGTGGTTTGGTTGAAATAATAATCCTTTTCTTTAAAGATTCTGGTGATGGGAACTCTTTTGGACATTCTGAGTCAGGGTAATACAACAAGTCTCCAAATGTTTCTACAACCATCTAAAGAAAGCATTTTTCCTTATTTGACAGTGAAGTTACATTCAGAGGGAAATAAAAAGTTTGACAGTCTATGATAAAAAAAGGGGATAGCAGATTTACTTCAGCGACTTTAGCTTGAAGATCAGGAGTAAGATGGTCCTCTAGAGTTATGATGACAGGATAAGGGGATGCAGAAAAGGCATGCTCCTTAATGGATCGTAAGCATTTAATAAGTTCCACTGGAGAAGTTAAAGTCCTACAAAGTTACAACAAGACCAAAATAAAGATCATGAGTAATCATCAATGACTTCGATGCACTAACAAGCTCACAAGTTAAAGTTCTGCAGAAAATGGGCTGAATCCAGCATGTTATCAAAAAGCAAAATCCAGCAAAAAAATGTCCATTCTGAGGACTTTGATGCCCACTACAACAGTTTCTTTGATAAATTTTTGTATTAATGAGGTAAAGGGAAACTGGTAATAGTATTAGTCTAAAACATAGCAATCCTTTATCTATCAAATTGTAAGATTGTCTAGAACTCTTTATCAACGCCAAAATACTGGAAACTGAAAGTGCTTTATTAATGATACCCTCTTTTCTGGTCCAGTAATACTTAATCAAACCAATTGATATAACTACCAAATCTTTTTAAGATAACTAGATAAATAGAAAATACAAGAGCCTATACAGATAGTTCCATGTGATAAATGGAGCCATCTATATCCATGCAGGCCATCACTCTCTTCAATAAAAACATATGGCACCAAAAACCAATAACTATTTTGTTTCACGCATTTTTAGATGGTCATGCATCATAATAAAATCTGTCAgacttttttttaaagataatccAGGTATCCAATTCTTTGAACCGACTAAAGTCCTAGAGGTGATCTGTCTCACCCCACGGAAAGCTCCTATTGGCCACTAGGGTAAATCCGGAAGCGCATGCGGCTCCTTGCCCAGCTGCCAACACCCTAGGTTTTTCATTCCATTGGAGGAAATATCCTACAATCCACCGTAGCCGGGAATCGAACCTTGGGTGCTTGGTTAATCTGCCAACCACCTTGCCGCTGCACCATTGCTTGGGTGTCAAGACTCCTTTTGAACATCCTAAATTCCAATCCTAATGGTATGAGGGTATTAATGATTACATTGATAGGATTACAACTAAGATACAAGACCTCATTTAAAAGCATCAATGNNNNNNNNNNNNNNNNNNNNNNNNNNNNNNNNNNNNNNNNNNNNNNNNNNNNNNNNNNNNNNNNNNNNNNNNNNNNNNNNNNNNNNNNNNNNNNNNNNNNttttttgaattttttacttcacaaaaatatttgaatagcataaattttaacttgataaaattttttgacaatataagaagttctttcggaaaggtgcaaaattcgtttgaaagactattttgtgatttgcaagaatttgacgacaaaaattctaacttgcaaaaatcttttaacagtcgatttcttaatccgaaaaattCTTTCAATAACATATTTGGAAATAAATCTTTTGATAAAGTACTTAATTCGCAAGAATCTAGTTTGCAAGATTTGTTATACAAAAGTTTTTCTGAATCGAAAATCTCttttgatgaatcaatttctaattcgaaaaaatcTTTAGCAACTTTAATTGGTTTAACCAATTGATTAGAAGATGGAGACCATACTTACCTTTTGCGTAGGTTCTCCCCtattgaattaatttcttccaagattctcccttcatcgatctcgggatgtacttcacTGCAAttgtcttggtaatttcttccgcGGATTCTTTTCCTCATGACTACTGTCGAGGAGACGACTAACCGTTCTTcatagagcattaagaacttttcccaaagttctgcgcttttgtactctcgactctgtcgaaatctttagttggtattgcctTAGAATATCTACCCGAGCATTtgccatggactcttcacgttgcttctcgttccgcaggcgtatgccgattttctctccgttcgtgtcttcggtgcttcataaaactgtttattagagaaataccatgTTAAGAACATCGTCTTTGTTGCTTCCAAGCTCTCGAATGCGGGTGGTAGTCACAGGCCATTGTTTTGTTGTGATCAGACTGAGTTAGTCCTTccgaggcgtctcggctctgataccacttgtaggaccgtaaTGGCTAGAAGGTTGGTAAATAACCTCAATTAAAAGCATCCcttctcgaacgattaagctaacacttgtaaaatgaattaaggataaatagaagcataaaagaaaagacgaggcacggatgtttacttggttacaaccggtggttgttaatccaagaaagattaagctcaaaactCCTTCAAAGAGAAGCCTCTTACGTTAGGCACGAAAATGAAGCTTacctacaactaaagcatacaagtgtttggaaatagaatgatcgtgattgttgaaaagctcggaccaaggctatatttatagcttggTGAATGCCCTGAAGGGTTCGGCGCCTGGGGATAAATTATCCCcagcggttggatcgagtcaagctCGATCCCGTGAAAAGTCACTGCGCCCGGACAGCCCAAGGCCCGGACAGCCCCGCGCCGGACAAGCCCGCGCCAGCCAAAAGTCAACCCgctgacttttggtccgggtttcttcttcttcggcTCAGTCGGTCCGGCTCACCcgctgcttgggtgatctcgacatccgaataggctcaccgaacccatcttccggcctCGGCGTGCTTCCTCCGGCCCCTCGAACCGCTGTGTCCCTTCTCGCCCACCAACAGACATCCATGAGACTTCGTCCCTGGCCGCACCCTGCCGACCTTGCGCTAAGCTGCGTCTCTTGTtcccccgagcaatcttccgctcggcCAGATTCGAACCACCGCACTTCTCTCCTCACGGTACTCTTCCAAGACTGCCCCTGACGCATCACaggccgtccttctcgctagctgcgtcttccgctcgagtacctgtgctcctaagctcctgcacacttagacacaaggttagaaacaacgcaggacctaacttaacttgttgatcacaccaaaacaaccttggggttccaacagttttaCCATTGTATCCTGAAAAACAAACAACCCGAGAGAACCTCGAAGTACAGCCagaggtgggacgaatctgtttcaaggaaactgcattgAGGCATCGGTATCTTAGTTAGCGAATTTTCTTCACAATTAGAAGATCGACTCCCGATCAATTCTACTACGCACCGCATCAACTCTGTAAATCGGACCGTCGGAAACTTGAGTTTATCCGCTCATGTTATCTTAACAGATAAGTTATAATTGatttatgataatttaaattttataatttttttcaataTCTCTAGTAATAGATTGTCCAACAACAAATTAATAGAAGTACTTCTATTAAATTTAAAGTTGGAGGATTTGGTGCCAATAAGTATTGGCTGATGGGTGTGGGACTTTAGTTGTCTTTCCAATGAGGAGGAGAGGTAATTACGGTCACATTAAATGTTTTTCATCGTTCATCCAGATTATGTAAAGAAGATGAGTATATCGGTATTAATTTTATAAAAGGTGAAATCTGTTATCTTGATGGCTGTAGCTATTCATTTTATAAAAGGTGAAATCTTTATCTTGACGGCCGATATTTATTCTGTAAAATGTGAAATCTGTCATCGTAGCGACTCCCCTATGACTGTTTCATACCATTAAAAGAaagtaaattagaaaaattaaaattagtcatCATATGGTAAAATAATTACTCGATTTTTACCAAGATTCAACCCTTACTCAATTCTATAAATCTATTATATGATAATTATATCATACGATAATCACTCGGTTATACCTAAAACGAGTATATTGGTATTCATATAGATAGAGGTCTTATTTCAAAAGTACTTAAATGTAAATCTAATGTTTGAAATTATTTGATTGGAAGATGTCCTTTTTAGGTCATTGttctaataaaaaatataattgatatttaatgagaaaaaaaatataaaggtGCATAACTGATAAGAAATTTTGAGGCTAAtgctaattgaaattaatttaattgtTGAAAAACAGAATGAAAAAAATACGCCTtttcattaataattaaaaacgTCTTTTTATTCttatctaaaataaaaaattaattaatttatataatttatatatactAGGACCCTTGCAAGCTAGGGCTGAATAGTTCAGATTGCTTCGTTTTGATATTGTGCTCGTTGTTTGAATACACAATGGAAACCTTGATTCAAACTTGATTTCACATGTACAACTCTAAGATTTTACTTGATATATGTCTT contains:
- the LOC121996562 gene encoding phosphoinositide phospholipase C 4-like, with the protein product MVVETFGDLLYYPDSECPKEFPSPESLKKRIIISTKPPKEYLAAKNDKEKNGNSQNLDDDEAWGKEVPDLQTVLDKTQNNDDDVDDSDEDYHDDSDDGKSLSQRSPPNYKSIITIRAGKPKGEISEALKDDLDKVRRLSLSEQQLEKIAATHAADLIRFSHRNLLRIYPKGTRFNSSNYNPFVGWIHGAQMVAFNMQGYGRSLWLMHGFYKSNGGSGYVKKPDFLLTVGPNNEVFDPKASLPIKKTLKVKVYMGDGWRIDFKKTHFDSYSPPDFYTRVGIAGVPADTIMKKTKIIEDNWTPVWNEEFIFHLTVPELALLRIEVHEYDMSEKDDFAGQTCLPVSELRLGIRAVPLFDRKGIQFNSVKLLMRFEFV